A stretch of Planococcus citri chromosome 5, ihPlaCitr1.1, whole genome shotgun sequence DNA encodes these proteins:
- the LOC135847736 gene encoding uncharacterized protein LOC135847736 isoform X2 yields the protein MEVEQHEELEMAEITSEVYDIIHPTPVSLIQLSAITVSLEVWRRKVNKYRIKGKLEKFDPYYKLERLDTWLKKMLPDLPSMIYQMIEKVLSKFRGSMLSWAINHDRKGFCTDGSNDFDDFVCDYDGCIDYAKTAERMMLWEGFSSEMKFTVACMYFFEDDIRRIWPSVSANLNVGFIDFDKCPQLCYWICRLTNKLDKIPTRRSETVDERMFTECMPYNRPSVEYFWNRIPVEKQVRIAVDELSGYDFVRFVLPKLDDVQLDEFVNDSNSDGLYNVFLNLHSDEWVVLRTWFHIRNVIKETNFTNLIIRMFDVEDYFSVADEHFSPGEWAFLCCQIWKHTPLNLKRSTINVFSSGSSWIAAINIHDCGECDCMKINVDLLLTILQDASLEERNLFLHNCWGCLIKPLQSKDLQRVIELCFENEVEINQFKRNVMVKSGDVFQHCLSLLKDLHFDELNAFVSFCCPKSQAARNFKQRILRSAFLGENCKLGGWIFRRYTSERVSFIQVLNKFVDDAFDDYDISADFKDLFMSSTSFLRRLSSIMCERHITLNELTKFIDTFVSTKEVLTQVKMGLIDSLKGYGTRNAIDRRYVYDLDKILPWCLGSNEGVEEFKLNCSWKSVMR from the coding sequence ATGGAAGTTGAACAACATGAAGAACTAGAAATGGCCGAAATCACGTCAGAAGTGTACGATATTATCCATCCGACTCCGGTTTCGCTAATACAACTATCAGCAATCACCGTTAGCCTGGAAGTATGGCGACGTAAAGTGAATAAATATCGCATAAagggaaaattggaaaagtttGACCCTTATTACAAGCTAGAAAGACTAGATACCTGGCTGAAAAAAATGCTTCCCGATTTGCCTTCCATGATTTACCAAATGATCGaaaaagttttatcaaaatttagggGATCGATGTTATCTTGGGCGATAAATCATGATAGGAAAGGATTCTGTACGGATGGTTCAAAcgatttcgatgattttgtgtGCGATTATGACGGCTGTATTGATTACGCGAAGacagccgaacgtatgatgcTTTGGGAAGGATTCAGTTCGGAGATGAAGTTTACAGTCGCTTGTATGTATTTCTTCGAAGACGACATCAGACGAATTTGGCCATCTGTATCAGCAAACTTGAACGTAGGTTTTATCGATTTTGACAAATGCCCGCAATTGTGTTACTGGATTTGTCGCCTCACGAATAAATTAGACAAAATACCAACCCGAAGGAGTGAAACTGTTGATGAAAGAATGTTTACAGAGTGCATGCCTTATAATAGACCTTCggtcgagtatttttggaatcgtataccTGTGGAAAAACAAGTGCGAATAGCTGTTGATGAGCTCAGCGGTTATGATTTCGTTAGATTCGTATTACCAAAACTGGATGATGTGCAGCTTGATGAATTCGTCAATGATAGTAATAGTGATGGCTTGTATAACGTGTTTCTAAATCTTCATAGCGATGAATGGGTCGTCCTGAGAACTTGGTTCCACATCAGGAACGTCATAAAGGAAACTAATTTTACCAATCTTATCATTCGTATGTTTGATGTTGAGGATTACTTTAGTGTTGCTGATGAGCACTTTTCACCAGGAGAGTGGGCATTTTTGTGTTGTCAGATATGGAAGCATACACCGCTTAATTTAAAACGATCGACGATCAATGTTTTCTCATCGGGCAGTAGCTGGATCGCAGCTATCAATATTCACGATTGCGGCGAATGCGATTGTATGAAAATTAACGTCGACTTGCTATTGACTATTTTGCAAGATGCATCGTTGGAAGAAAGAAACCTATTCTTGCATAATTGCTGGGGTTGTCTAATTAAACCACTTCAAAGCAAAGATTTGCAACGGGTAATAGAATTGTGCTTTGAGAACGAAGTTGAGATTAATCAGTTCAAGCGAAACGTCATGGTTAAAAGCGGAGATGTCTTTCAACATTGCCTTTCGTTATTGAAAGATCTGCATTTCGACGAATTGAATGCCTTTGTGAGTTTCTGTTGTCCCAAGTCGCAAGCAGCGAGAAATTTTAAACAACGAATACTGCGGTCGGCTTTTCTCGGCGAAAATTGCAAACTTGGTGGTTGGATTTTCCGAAGGTATACTAGCGAACGCGTCAGTTTTATCCAAGTACTTAATAAATTTGTTGATGATGCTTTTGACGACTATGATATATCCGCCGATTTCAAAGATCTGTTCATGTCGTCAACTTCATTTTTGCGACGTTTATCGAGTATTATGTGCGAGAGACATATTACTCTCAACGAGCTCACCAAATTTATTGATACTTTTGTTTCAACAAAAGAAGTTCTAACGCAGGTCAAGATGGGATTAATTGATTCGTTGAAAGGGTATGGGACTAGGAATGCGATTGACCGTCGTTATGTATATGACTTGGATAAGATCTTACCATGGTGCTTGGGAAGTAATGAAGGAGTTGAAGAATTCAAACTGAACTGCAGTTGGAAGTCAGTGATGCGGTGA
- the LOC135848518 gene encoding uncharacterized protein LOC135848518, which yields MLSWANHHHEKGFCWDGSKDFDDFVCDYDGCIDYARTAERMIRWEGFSSEMKFTVACMYFFEDDVRRIWPSVSANMNVNLIDFDKCPAVYYWICRLTNKLDKIPNWEGETVDERMFEMSMPYNRPSIEYFWNRIPLEKQVQSAVAELSGYDFVRFVLPKLDDVQLDEFVNGGSRRRLYEVFLNLHSDEWTILRTWFHIRNIIKESNFTILIIRMLDVEDYFSFADEHFSSGEWEDLCCQIWKHAPLNLKRSTIRVFSSDNSWIAAINIHDCGDCDCQKMNIDLLLTILQDASLEERNLFWRNCWSCFIKPLQSKDLQRVIVLCFENEVEINQFKRNVMVKSEDVFQHCVSLLKDLHLKELNAFVSFCCPKSQAAKNLKQRILQSAYLGEDCKLSDRIFDSFIGNLAFIAELDEFVDDAFDNYDLSADFKNLFMSSTSFLRRLSSIMCKCHVSLDKLTKFIDTFVSSREVLTQVKMRLIDSLKEYGTTNAIHRFYMSDLDKILPWCLGSNEGVEEFKLNCLWKSGKW from the coding sequence ATGTTATCTTGGGCGAACCATCATCATGAGAAAGGATTTTGTTGGGATGGTTCAAAagatttcgatgattttgtgtGTGATTATGATGGCTGTATTGATTACGCCAGAACAGCCGAACGTATGATTCGTTGGGAAGGATTCAGTTCGGAAATGAAGTTTACAGTCGCTTGTATGTATTTCTTCGAAGACGACGTAAGACGAATTTGGCCATCTGTATCAGCAAACATGAACGtaaatttgatcgattttgacAAATGCCCGGCAGTATATTACTGGATTTGTCGCCTCACGAATAAGTTAGATAAAATACCAAACTGGGAGGGTGAAACTGTCGATGAAAGAATGTTTGAGATGTCCATGCCTTATAATAGACCTTCgatcgagtatttttggaatcgtataccTCTAGAAAAACAAGTGCAAAGTGCAGTTGCTGAGCTTAGCGGTTATGATTTCGTTAGATTCGTATTACCTAAACTAGATGATGTGCAGCTTGATGAATTCGTCAATGGTGGTAGTAGACGTCGCTTGTATGAAGTCTTTCTAAATCTTCATAGCGATGAATGGACCATCCTGAGAACTTGGTTCCACATTAGGAACATCATTAAGGAAAGTAATTTTACCATTCTTATCATTCGTATGCTTGATGTTGAGGATTACTTTAGTTTTGCTGACGAGCACTTTTCATCAGGAGAGTGGGAAGATTTGTGTTGTCAGATATGGAAGCATGCGCCGCTTAATTTAAAACGATCGACGATCAGAGTTTTCTCATCGGACAATAGCTGGATCGCAGCTATCAATATTCACGATTGCGGTGATtgtgattgtcaaaaaatgaacatcgatttgcttttgactattttgcaagATGCATCGTTGGAAGAAAGGAACTTATTCTGGCGTAATTGCTGGAGTTGTTTCATTAAACCACTTCAAAGCAAAGATTTGCAACGGGTAATAGTATTGTGCTTTGAGAACGAAGTTGAGATTAATCAGTTTAAGCGAAACGTCATGGTTAAAAGCGAAGATGTCTTTCAACATTGCGTTTCCTTATTGAAAGATCTGCATTTGAAAGAATTGAATGCCTTTGTGAGTTTCTGTTGTCCCAAATCGCAAGCAGCGAAAAACCTTAAACAACGAATACTGCAATCGGCTTATCTCGGAGAAGATTGCAAACTTAGTGATAGGATTTTCGATAGTTTCATCGGAAACCTCGCTTTTATCGCAGAACTCGATGAATTTGTTGATGATGCTTTTGACAACTACGATCTATCCGccgatttcaaaaatctgttcatgTCGTCAACTTCATTTTTGCGACGTTTATCGAGTATTATGTGCAAGTGCCATGTTTCTCTCGACAAGCTCAcaaaatttattgatacttTTGTTTCATCGCGAGAAGTTCTAACGCAGGTCAAGATGAGATTGATTGATTCGTTGAAAGAGTACGGGACTACGAATGCGATTCACCGTTTTTATATGTCTGACTTGGATAAGATCTTACCATGGTGCTTGGGAAGTAATGAAGGAGTTGAAGAATTCAAACTGAACTGCCTTTGGAAGTCAGGgaagtggtga
- the LOC135847736 gene encoding uncharacterized protein LOC135847736 isoform X3 — translation MEVQQHQGLEMAQVTSKLFDIFHPTPVSLKQLSAIAVSLEIWRRKVNEYRINGKLEKFSPWSLRKRNTWIKDMLPDLPSTIYKTIEEVFSRFGQSFGFWQNNHCSTKFCYKNSYENDVLEYFDDFVCDYDGSIHYARTAERMMHCEGFSSEMKFIVACMYFFEDEIRQIWPSVSANMNLYFFDFDECPQLYYWICRLTNKLDEIPTQGSETVDERMFAECMPYITPSVEYFWNRVHPEKRMQIAIGYLDGYDFVRFVLPKLDDEQLDKYINDGYGDDLCTMFLNLRCDEWIVLRTWFHIRNIIKESNFTNFIFRMVGNQDDDVDEFYEQEKWEYLCCQIWNHTPLNLKQSVIRVFSSESRWFESIIIDNCDDFCEINVELLLLILQDASSKERSLFWCNNWSYVIVAVRCKNLQRVIELCFEDANKITEFKQNIMINSRSVLLVCISLLQCACFEELNAFVSFVCTELQAARFLKQRILQSTFFDEDYGLEGEIIGKIGDLNEFINDAFDNVDLSTDFKNLLMSSSSVMKTLSKIICLERVSCETLITFIDTLVATEETVMQVKKSLIDSLKERLTTNAGARCHEHLRSDPEFNLILSWCLGSSEGVDEFKLNCGL, via the coding sequence ATGGAAGTTCAACAACACCAAGGACTAGAAATGGCCCAAGTCACGTCAAAAttgttcgatatttttcatccgACTCCGGTTTCGCTAAAACAACTATCAGCAATCGCCGTTAGCCTGGAAATATGGCGACGTAAAGTTAATGAATATCgcataaatggaaaattggaaaagtttAGCCCATGGAGTCTACGAAAACGAAATACCTGGATTAAAGATATGCTTCCTGATTTACCGTCCACGATTTACAAGACAATCGAAGAAGTTTTCTCAAGATTTGGGCAATCATTTGGATTCTGGCAGAATAATCATTGCAGCacaaaattttgttataaaaaCAGTTACGAAAACGATGTTTTAGAATACTTCGATGATTTTGTGTGCGATTATGACGGATCTATTCATTACGCGAGGacagccgaacgtatgatgcATTGTGAAGGATTCAGTTCGGAAATGAAGTTTATAGTCGCTTGTATGTATTTCTTCGAAGACGAAATCAGACAAATTTGGCCATCTGTATCAGCAAACATgaacttatatttttttgattttgacgaATGCCCGCAATTGTATTACTGGATTTGCCGTCTCACGAATAAATTAGACGAAATACCAACCCAGGGGAGTGAAACTGTTGATGAGAGGATGTTTGCAGAGTGCATGCCTTATATTACACCTTCggtcgagtatttttggaatcgtgtACATCCTGAAAAACGAATGCAAATTGCTATTGGCTACCTAGACGGTTATGATTTTGTTAGATTCGTTTTACCAAAACTTGATGATGAGCAGCTCGATAAATACATCAATGATGGGTATGGCGATGACTTGTGTACCATGTTTCTAAATCTTCGTTGCGATGAATGGATCGTCCTGAGAACTTGGTTCCACATTAGGAACATTATAAAGGAAagcaattttaccaattttatctTTCGTATGGTTGGAAATCAGGACGATGATGTTGATGAATTCTATGAACAGGAAAAGTGGGAATATTTGTGTTGTCAGATATGGAACCATACGCCGCTTAATTTAAAACAATCGGTGATCAGAGTTTTCTCATCTGAAAGTCGCTGGTTCGAATCTATCATTATTGACAATTGTGATGATTTTTGTGAGATAAACGTCGAGTTGCTATTGCTTATTCTGCAAGATGCATCTTCGAAAGAAAGAAGTTTATTCTGGTGTAACAATTGGAGTTATGTAATTGTAGCTGTTcgatgcaaaaatttacaacgTGTAATAGAATTATGCTTTGAAGATGCGAATAAGATTACTGAGTTCAAGCAAAACATCATGATAAATAGCAGAAGTGTCCTTCTAGTTTGCATTTCATTATTGCAATGTGCGTGTTTCGAAGAATTGAATGCCTTTGTGAGTTTCGTTTGTACCGAATTGCAAGCAGCGAGATTTCTTAAACAACGAATACTGCAGTCGACCTTTTTCGATGAAGATTACGGACTTGAAGGTGAAATTATCGGTAAGATCGGGGATCTCAATGAATTTATTAATGATGCTTTCGACAACGTTGATCTATCCAccgatttcaaaaatctgctcatGTCGTCGTCTTCGGTTATGAAAACTTTATCGAAAATCATTTGCTTAGAGAGAGTTTCTTGCGAAACCCTCATCACATTCATTGATACCCTTGTTGCAACGGAAGAAACCGTAATGCAAGTCAAAAAGAGTTTGATTGATTCGTTGAAAGAGCGGTTGACGACGAATGCAGGTGCACGTTGCCATGAACATCTACGTAGTGACCCTGAGTTCAACTTGATTTTATCATGGTGCTTGGGAAGTAGCGAAGGAGTTGATGAATTCAAACTGAACTGCGGTTTgtag